A portion of the Trichoplusia ni isolate ovarian cell line Hi5 chromosome 12, tn1, whole genome shotgun sequence genome contains these proteins:
- the LOC113499362 gene encoding uncharacterized protein LOC113499362 isoform X2 — protein sequence MSAVFLYNITHTFFPDCNKMCNKIQTFLLIFLIITTDIVVGKVNKTKANKKPSALKEKSDTERVKRSLNDDDDRPFWSNRGKKQSGDDQNYYNTKYDHDYDNSQKFAKSNDKILKDEPFWGNRGRRENSMENLFGYPLEYPEFFEKYCEHCVDYPQSPDENRNLERRYDLISPFWGSRGRRNSMEIEGPEDDPFWGNRGRRQEQEPFWGNRGRRQENEPFWGNRGRRDDMDPFWGNRGRRDDSEPFWGNRGRREESEPFWGNRGRRQSDEPFWGNRGRRKLSDPNWVRNRKQDLKKSILNAISDVENDIENLSRLKKSNVDPNSFWAGRGRDNKLAILFNTSSRGRTGSPKTGRSPGKTSEPGTVLDNRIMGQGVRDRRGAIEEIVKSVRNDPYFIARGKKKSDGLNNNNPTLRSEEYLKAKELICAAVDLIVIRAENGKVKREINDNDRDRRTILKKLAAQLQMDPYFVSRGKKNQVTGDKDYLQEFISNVAEKCD from the exons atgtctgcagtttttttatataatataactcACACTTTTTTTCCAGATTGTAACAAAATGTGCAACAAAATACAAACGTTTCtccttattttcttaattataaccACTGATATTGTTGTTGGCAaggttaataaaacaaaagcaaataagAAACCAAGTGCTCTCAAAGAAAAATCTGACACTGAACGAGTAAAAAGATCTTTGAATGACGACGATGACCGTCCATTTTGGTCCAACCGAGGCAAGAAACAAAGTGGTGatgatcaaaattattataacaccAAATATGATCATGACTATGACAATTCTCAAAAATTTGCCAaatcaaatgataaaatattgaaagatGAGCCATTTTGGGGAAATAGAGGACGTCGAGAAAATTCAATGGAAAATCTATTCGGATATCCCCTTGAATACCCAGAGTTCTTCGAAAAATATTGTGAACATTGCGTAGACTATCCACAAAGTCCGgatgaaaatagaaatttagAGAGGCGATACGATCTCATTTCTCCATTTTGGGGAAGCCGAGGCCGGCGAAATTCTATGGAAATTGAAGGACCAGAAGACGATCCATTTTGGGGAAACAGAGGGCGTCGTCAAGAACAGGAACCGTTTTGGGGAAATAGAGGACGCCGTCAGGAGAACGAACCTTTCTGGGGCAATCGTGGACGACGTGATGACATGGATCCTTTTTGGGGTAATCGTGGCAGACGAGATGATTCTGAACCATTTTGGGGCAACCGTGGAAGGAGAGAAGAATCTGAACCATTCTGGGGTAACAGAGGCAGAAGGCAATCAGATGAACCTTTTTGGGGTAATAGAGGAAGGCGAAAACTATCAGACCCTAATTGGGTGCGGAATAGAAAACAAGATCTGAAGAAATCTATACTGAACGCTATTAGTGACGTAGAAAATGATATAGAAAACCTGTCTAGGCTTAAAAAGAGTAACGTTGATCCCAATTCCTTTTGGGCTGGCAGAGGTAGGGACAACAAACTGGCAATACTTTTTAACACGTCTTCGAGAGGTAGAACTGGATCACCTAAAACGGGAAGATCGCCAGGGAAGACATCGGAACCGGGAACCGTTTTGGATAACCGCAT CATGGGGCAAGGAGTCAGGGATAGGCGAGGTGCGATAGAAGAAATTGTGAAATCTGTCCGTAACGATCCTTATTTCATTGCAAGaggcaaaaaaaaatccgacggtctaaacaataacaatccTACACTTCGAAGCGAAGAATACTTAAAAGCTAAAGAATTGATATGTGCTGCTGTTGACTTGATCGTGATCAGAGCTGAAAATGGGAAGGTAAAAAGGGAAATTAATGACAATGATCGTGACCGTCGAACTATACTGAAGAAATTGGCTGCCCAATTACAAATGGACCCGTACTTTGTTAGTAGGGGCAAGAAAAACCAAGTTACCGGTGACAAAGATTATCTGCAGGAGTTCATCAGTAATGTAGCTGAAAAATGTGACTAA
- the LOC113499362 gene encoding uncharacterized protein LOC113499362 isoform X1: MCNKIQTFLLIFLIITTDIVVGKVNKTKANKKPSALKEKSDTERVKRSLNDDDDRPFWSNRGKKQSGDDQNYYNTKYDHDYDNSQKFAKSNDKILKDEPFWGNRGRRENSMENLFGYPLEYPEFFEKYCEHCVDYPQSPDENRNLERRYDLISPFWGSRGRRNSMEIEGPEDDPFWGNRGRRQEQEPFWGNRGRRQENEPFWGNRGRRDDMDPFWGNRGRRDDSEPFWGNRGRREESEPFWGNRGRRQSDEPFWGNRGRRKLSDPNWVRNRKQDLKKSILNAISDVENDIENLSRLKKSNVDPNSFWAGRGRDNKLAILFNTSSRGRTGSPKTGRSPGKTSEPGTVLDNRMYVDEPNYILVERSGRSSAEIEDPYYISRGKKYYLNYSMGQGVRDRRGAIEEIVKSVRNDPYFIARGKKKSDGLNNNNPTLRSEEYLKAKELICAAVDLIVIRAENGKVKREINDNDRDRRTILKKLAAQLQMDPYFVSRGKKNQVTGDKDYLQEFISNVAEKCD, from the coding sequence ATGTGCAACAAAATACAAACGTTTCtccttattttcttaattataaccACTGATATTGTTGTTGGCAaggttaataaaacaaaagcaaataagAAACCAAGTGCTCTCAAAGAAAAATCTGACACTGAACGAGTAAAAAGATCTTTGAATGACGACGATGACCGTCCATTTTGGTCCAACCGAGGCAAGAAACAAAGTGGTGatgatcaaaattattataacaccAAATATGATCATGACTATGACAATTCTCAAAAATTTGCCAaatcaaatgataaaatattgaaagatGAGCCATTTTGGGGAAATAGAGGACGTCGAGAAAATTCAATGGAAAATCTATTCGGATATCCCCTTGAATACCCAGAGTTCTTCGAAAAATATTGTGAACATTGCGTAGACTATCCACAAAGTCCGgatgaaaatagaaatttagAGAGGCGATACGATCTCATTTCTCCATTTTGGGGAAGCCGAGGCCGGCGAAATTCTATGGAAATTGAAGGACCAGAAGACGATCCATTTTGGGGAAACAGAGGGCGTCGTCAAGAACAGGAACCGTTTTGGGGAAATAGAGGACGCCGTCAGGAGAACGAACCTTTCTGGGGCAATCGTGGACGACGTGATGACATGGATCCTTTTTGGGGTAATCGTGGCAGACGAGATGATTCTGAACCATTTTGGGGCAACCGTGGAAGGAGAGAAGAATCTGAACCATTCTGGGGTAACAGAGGCAGAAGGCAATCAGATGAACCTTTTTGGGGTAATAGAGGAAGGCGAAAACTATCAGACCCTAATTGGGTGCGGAATAGAAAACAAGATCTGAAGAAATCTATACTGAACGCTATTAGTGACGTAGAAAATGATATAGAAAACCTGTCTAGGCTTAAAAAGAGTAACGTTGATCCCAATTCCTTTTGGGCTGGCAGAGGTAGGGACAACAAACTGGCAATACTTTTTAACACGTCTTCGAGAGGTAGAACTGGATCACCTAAAACGGGAAGATCGCCAGGGAAGACATCGGAACCGGGAACCGTTTTGGATAACCGCATGTACGTTGATGaaccaaattatattttagttgaGAGATCAGGCCGTTCATCCGCCGAAATCGAAGATCCTTATTACATTTCTagaggtaaaaaatattatcttaattacaGCATGGGGCAAGGAGTCAGGGATAGGCGAGGTGCGATAGAAGAAATTGTGAAATCTGTCCGTAACGATCCTTATTTCATTGCAAGaggcaaaaaaaaatccgacggtctaaacaataacaatccTACACTTCGAAGCGAAGAATACTTAAAAGCTAAAGAATTGATATGTGCTGCTGTTGACTTGATCGTGATCAGAGCTGAAAATGGGAAGGTAAAAAGGGAAATTAATGACAATGATCGTGACCGTCGAACTATACTGAAGAAATTGGCTGCCCAATTACAAATGGACCCGTACTTTGTTAGTAGGGGCAAGAAAAACCAAGTTACCGGTGACAAAGATTATCTGCAGGAGTTCATCAGTAATGTAGCTGAAAAATGTGACTAA